The following are encoded in a window of Halorarum salinum genomic DNA:
- a CDS encoding CPBP family intramembrane glutamic endopeptidase yields MTRDRSSDSGESSDSERSREPERSPDADRSGPDLPPDSNLPPEPDLSPESRRDGLSRLVWTHDERRPTAPLRLVAAVVAVGVAFVGTSLSLAFLPLAGVAFTVVASLANPVVVSLAVLLVAYAVDRRRLADLGLRRERGWLSDLWFGLALGVGLQALVAGVGLAAGWYRLAGTLVGPPVGLLTALVLFLGVGFYEELLLRGYLLTNLGEWFSRHAGQRVAAGLALLASSGVFGAAHVANPGATAVSTLGITFAGVFLGLGYLLTGRLSLPVGVHISWNYAQGAVFGFPVSGLDVGASLLALEPTGPRAVTGGEFGPEAGLLGVLALCVGIGATVWWVRWRGGSGLDGRVLTLDRR; encoded by the coding sequence GTGACCCGGGACCGTTCGTCCGACTCGGGGGAGTCGTCCGACTCGGAACGGTCGCGGGAGCCGGAGCGCTCGCCGGACGCGGACCGGTCGGGTCCGGACCTGCCGCCCGACTCGAACCTGCCGCCGGAGCCCGACCTGTCCCCCGAGTCCCGCCGCGACGGACTCAGCCGGCTCGTCTGGACTCACGACGAGCGCCGGCCCACGGCCCCGCTCCGCCTGGTCGCCGCGGTCGTCGCCGTCGGCGTCGCGTTCGTCGGCACGTCGCTCTCCCTCGCGTTCCTCCCGCTCGCGGGCGTCGCGTTCACCGTCGTCGCCTCGCTCGCGAATCCGGTCGTCGTCTCGCTCGCGGTGCTGCTGGTCGCGTACGCCGTGGACCGCCGCCGGCTGGCGGACCTGGGGCTGCGACGCGAGCGGGGGTGGCTCTCCGACCTCTGGTTCGGCCTCGCGCTCGGCGTCGGCCTCCAGGCGCTCGTCGCGGGCGTCGGCCTCGCGGCGGGCTGGTACCGGCTCGCCGGGACCCTCGTCGGCCCGCCGGTCGGGTTACTGACGGCGCTCGTGCTGTTCCTCGGCGTCGGGTTCTACGAGGAACTGCTGCTCCGGGGCTACCTGCTCACGAACCTCGGCGAGTGGTTCTCCCGGCACGCCGGCCAGCGCGTCGCGGCGGGGCTCGCGCTGCTCGCCTCCAGCGGCGTGTTCGGCGCGGCCCACGTCGCGAACCCCGGCGCCACGGCCGTCTCGACGCTCGGCATCACGTTCGCGGGCGTGTTCCTCGGCCTCGGCTACCTGCTGACGGGGCGGCTCTCGCTCCCGGTCGGCGTCCACATCTCGTGGAACTACGCGCAGGGCGCCGTGTTCGGCTTCCCGGTGAGCGGGCTGGACGTGGGGGCGAGCCTGCTCGCGCTGGAGCCCACCGGCCCCCGGGCGGTCACCGGCGGGGAGTTCGGCCCGGAAGCGGGGCTGCTCGGAGTGCTGGCGCTCTGCGTGGGGATCGGCGCGACCGTGTGGTGGGTTCGGTGGCGCGGCGGGAGCGGACTCGACGGTCGGGTGCTGACGCTCGACCGGCGGTGA
- a CDS encoding THUMP domain-containing protein — MELAGEEDAFAAREAATAASDVSVVAPGLAVADAVDPSRVRGLAYTRRALALLGRIDADVAAARALVESADLDPEGVGVGAGEDRPTVAVRARVVRDSADASTGEAERECGAALVARGFAVDLDDPDLVLRVLFAGGVCLVGWVVAESVRDFSTRKPTDRPFFQPGSMAPMDARAYANLAGAGPGSRILDPMCGTGGVLIEAGLVGSEVLGNDAQAKMARGARGNLAHYLDDGFAVIRGDATELGVRDDAADGAVFDAPYGRQSKIARHELADLVAGALSEAARVAPRGVLIADRSWRTEAEDAGWSVTDSFERRVHRSLVRHVLVLERE, encoded by the coding sequence CTGGAACTCGCCGGCGAGGAGGACGCCTTCGCGGCCCGGGAGGCAGCGACCGCCGCGAGCGACGTCTCGGTCGTCGCCCCCGGCCTCGCCGTCGCGGACGCGGTCGACCCCTCCCGGGTCCGCGGCCTCGCCTACACCCGCCGCGCGCTCGCGCTCCTCGGTCGCATCGACGCCGACGTGGCGGCCGCCCGGGCCCTCGTCGAGTCGGCGGACCTCGACCCGGAAGGGGTCGGCGTCGGAGCGGGCGAGGACCGCCCCACCGTCGCGGTCCGTGCCCGCGTCGTCCGCGACTCCGCCGACGCGAGCACCGGCGAGGCCGAGCGCGAGTGCGGCGCCGCGCTCGTCGCCCGCGGGTTCGCCGTCGACCTCGACGACCCGGACCTGGTCCTCCGGGTGCTGTTCGCCGGCGGGGTCTGTCTCGTCGGCTGGGTCGTCGCCGAGTCGGTGCGGGACTTCTCGACCCGCAAGCCGACCGACCGGCCGTTCTTCCAGCCCGGGAGCATGGCGCCGATGGACGCCCGGGCGTACGCCAACCTCGCCGGAGCGGGCCCGGGGAGCCGCATCCTCGACCCCATGTGCGGGACGGGCGGGGTGCTCATCGAGGCCGGACTCGTCGGGAGCGAGGTCCTCGGCAACGACGCCCAGGCGAAGATGGCCCGGGGCGCCAGGGGGAACCTCGCGCACTACCTCGACGACGGCTTCGCGGTGATCCGCGGCGACGCGACGGAACTCGGGGTTCGAGACGACGCGGCCGACGGCGCCGTGTTCGACGCGCCCTACGGCCGCCAGTCGAAGATCGCCCGGCACGAACTGGCGGACCTGGTCGCGGGCGCGCTCTCGGAGGCCGCCAGAGTCGCGCCTCGCGGGGTGCTGATCGCGGATCGGTCGTGGCGGACCGAGGCCGAGGACGCGGGGTGGTCGGTGACGGACTCGTTCGAGCGGCGCGTCCACCGATCGCTCGTCCGGCACGTACTGGTTCTGGAGCGGGAGTGA
- a CDS encoding AAA family ATPase yields the protein MDGPLWTETHAPDLADLPQPEVRERLSRAVDEPMNLVVQGPTGVGKTAAVRALARETHADPGNDLIEINVADFFGRTKKEIRTDPRFEPFLQGRSRMAKRDMINRVLKESAANAPMSGEYKTVLLDNAEEIREDFQQALRRVMEQYHRATQFVIATRQPSKLIPPIRSRCFPVPMRVPTTDETIGVLAGICEAEDVEYDEDGLEFVASAANGDLRRAVLATQAAAVEHDEVTMQGAYETLDDVGNDEQVLSALESARKGELKDARSTVDDLLSDEGFDGGGLLRELCRVARSKSDASPESVARLHALAGEVDLDLSEGLDDRLHLTHLLAAWGAGRRTTERPVRGKA from the coding sequence ATGGACGGCCCGCTGTGGACCGAGACGCACGCCCCCGACCTCGCTGACCTCCCCCAGCCGGAGGTGCGCGAGCGGCTCTCCCGGGCGGTCGACGAGCCGATGAACCTCGTCGTCCAGGGTCCGACCGGCGTCGGCAAGACCGCCGCCGTCAGGGCGCTCGCCCGCGAGACCCACGCCGACCCGGGCAACGACCTCATCGAGATCAACGTCGCGGACTTCTTCGGCCGCACGAAGAAGGAGATCCGCACCGACCCGCGCTTCGAGCCGTTCCTCCAGGGCCGGAGCCGGATGGCCAAGCGCGACATGATCAACCGGGTGCTGAAGGAGTCCGCGGCCAACGCGCCGATGTCCGGCGAGTACAAGACGGTCCTGCTGGACAACGCCGAGGAGATCCGCGAGGACTTCCAGCAGGCGCTCCGGCGCGTGATGGAGCAGTACCACCGCGCGACCCAGTTCGTCATCGCGACGCGCCAGCCCTCGAAGCTCATCCCGCCGATCCGGTCGCGCTGCTTCCCGGTGCCGATGCGCGTCCCGACCACCGACGAGACCATCGGCGTGCTCGCGGGCATCTGCGAGGCCGAGGACGTCGAGTACGACGAGGACGGGCTGGAGTTCGTCGCCAGCGCGGCCAACGGCGACCTCCGCCGTGCCGTGCTGGCGACCCAGGCCGCCGCGGTCGAGCACGACGAGGTGACGATGCAGGGCGCCTACGAGACGCTCGACGACGTCGGGAACGACGAGCAGGTGCTCTCGGCGCTCGAATCAGCCCGGAAGGGGGAGCTGAAGGACGCCCGGAGCACCGTCGACGACCTGCTCTCCGATGAGGGGTTCGACGGCGGGGGGCTCCTCCGGGAGCTCTGCCGGGTCGCGCGCTCGAAGTCGGACGCCTCGCCCGAGTCGGTCGCGCGCCTCCACGCGCTCGCCGGCGAGGTCGACCTCGACCTCTCGGAGGGGCTGGACGACCGGCTCCACCTCACTCACCTGCTGGCCGCGTGGGGTGCGGGCCGCAGGACGACCGAACGGCCGGTCCGCGGGAAGGCATGA
- a CDS encoding TATA-box-binding protein, which translates to MADAKESIHIENVVASTGIGQELDLQTVAMDLEGADYDPEQFPGLVYRTQDPKSAALIFRSGKIVCTGANSTAAVREALHLVFDELRALDIPIEEDPEITVQNIVTSADLGASLNLNAIAIGLGLENIEYEPEQFPGLVYRLGEPDVVALLFGSGKLVITGGKEPSDAEAAVDVITERLSELGLLG; encoded by the coding sequence ATGGCCGACGCAAAGGAGTCGATTCACATCGAGAACGTCGTCGCGTCGACGGGAATCGGGCAGGAGCTCGACCTCCAGACCGTCGCGATGGACCTCGAGGGCGCTGATTACGACCCGGAGCAGTTCCCCGGGCTGGTGTATCGCACGCAGGATCCAAAGAGCGCGGCGCTCATCTTCCGGTCGGGCAAGATCGTCTGTACCGGGGCGAACTCGACCGCCGCCGTCCGGGAGGCGCTCCACCTCGTGTTCGACGAGCTGCGGGCGCTCGACATCCCCATCGAGGAGGACCCGGAGATCACCGTCCAGAACATCGTCACCTCCGCGGACCTGGGCGCGTCGCTGAACCTCAACGCCATCGCCATCGGCCTCGGGCTGGAGAACATCGAGTACGAGCCCGAGCAGTTCCCCGGGCTCGTCTACCGGCTCGGCGAGCCGGACGTGGTCGCGCTGCTGTTCGGCTCCGGCAAGCTCGTCATCACGGGCGGGAAGGAGCCGAGCGACGCGGAGGCGGCCGTCGACGTCATCACGGAACGGCTGTCGGAGCTCGGCCTCCTCGGCTGA
- a CDS encoding DUF7473 family protein: protein MLPQPSTLPVAPVFPQPSPTPLQTSPGRIVAGFLLIALLSTFIANTAAYFVMGDAAELGRAVLPGAAMAAVGLMAAVLPVPAVVVLALVVDYAAVSVAYGLNRRGTAMVTAMHYTLTVVVAVFASYSLALYQDAPL from the coding sequence ATGCTCCCGCAGCCCTCGACGCTCCCGGTAGCTCCCGTGTTCCCGCAGCCGTCGCCGACGCCACTGCAGACCTCGCCGGGCCGGATCGTCGCCGGCTTCCTGCTCATCGCGCTCCTCTCGACGTTCATCGCCAACACCGCCGCCTACTTCGTGATGGGCGACGCCGCCGAACTCGGGCGGGCCGTGCTCCCGGGCGCAGCGATGGCTGCCGTCGGCCTCATGGCGGCCGTCCTCCCGGTCCCCGCCGTCGTCGTCCTCGCGCTCGTCGTCGACTACGCCGCCGTCTCGGTCGCCTACGGGTTGAACCGGCGGGGGACGGCGATGGTGACCGCGATGCACTACACGCTCACCGTCGTCGTCGCCGTGTTCGCCAGCTACTCGCTCGCGCTGTACCAGGACGCCCCGCTGTGA
- a CDS encoding protein sorting system archaetidylserine decarboxylase has product MRLATGSRRYVLPPLLLGVPVLLIATPVGLALLALAGFLAWFFRDPSREPAGEGVLSPADGRVSVLREDGDRVRVGVFMSPFDVHVNRAPVGGEVTRIDHRGAAHRPAFSKESARNERVEYSLGDADGALIAGWFARRITPYVSRGESVARGERIGHIAFGSRADVVLPPEYGMADVRVRKGEKVRAGESIIARAD; this is encoded by the coding sequence ATGAGGCTCGCGACCGGCTCCCGGCGGTACGTGCTCCCGCCGCTCCTGCTCGGGGTTCCGGTGCTGCTCATCGCCACCCCCGTCGGCCTCGCGCTGCTCGCGCTGGCCGGCTTTCTCGCGTGGTTCTTCCGCGACCCCAGCCGGGAACCTGCCGGCGAGGGCGTGCTCTCGCCGGCCGACGGCCGCGTCTCGGTGCTGCGCGAGGACGGCGACCGCGTCCGCGTCGGCGTGTTCATGAGCCCGTTCGACGTCCACGTCAACCGCGCTCCCGTGGGGGGCGAGGTGACGCGGATCGACCACCGCGGCGCCGCACACAGACCCGCGTTTTCGAAGGAGTCGGCCCGCAACGAGCGCGTCGAGTACTCCCTTGGCGACGCCGACGGCGCGCTCATCGCGGGCTGGTTCGCCCGGCGGATCACCCCCTACGTTTCCCGTGGAGAGTCGGTGGCGCGCGGCGAGCGGATCGGCCACATCGCGTTCGGCTCGCGGGCCGACGTCGTGCTGCCGCCGGAGTACGGGATGGCGGACGTGCGGGTTCGGAAGGGCGAGAAGGTGCGCGCCGGCGAGTCGATAATCGCGAGGGCGGACTGA